Part of the Calliopsis andreniformis isolate RMS-2024a chromosome 12, iyCalAndr_principal, whole genome shotgun sequence genome, TCACCGAATGTAAAAGCAGTGTAATTTTTGGTATACAAAGTTCCCTTAGCTTCTCCATTTGACGTTCTCGCGATATTTCCTCCGGTGTGCATGGTTCGTCATTGTTATAGCTCGGATCGACAAGCCAACCACCATCCGGAAACAATAGAACATTGAACAACAATTGTTTAACAGCCTGAAAAGAAATTATTATTTAGAACATTTTCGCATTCATAATTCCAcaattttctttcttcttttaattTACAAACCTTTGTGTGATGTTGCATTGTAGCTTTCCATCTCTCCATTTCCACATTATACTGTGTCTGCTTGTGTTCGTATGCAACTTTTTCAGTGAAAGTGGCATACGCTGGTAATTCTTCCAGAGGAGTTGGTTTTCCATGATGATAGTGAGAGAACCATTCAGCGAAACCCTCCTGAGCATCGAGGTAAGTTTTATAGCAAAGGTATTCTCGAATGCCTGAGGAGGCTTTCTTTGACAAATTATTGGTTAACGTTAGATTTGCTAAAGTCCCTTCCATTGTTGGATACTCAGCCATAACAGACTCGATTGTGTCTGTTGGGATCTTATTAAAAGCTTTTCGCGCAGCGTCAATTTTTTCATTCGTTAGGAAGTACCTTATGAGAGCATTGGTCTGCCATAAAGCTTCTTCTCGTTGACTTTGGTAAAATATTAACCAGTCCAATGCATTGATCTTTTCCATATCTGCTTCAGTCATAGTACCCTTCAAATCCGAGGGATCGACATCCACGTTTTTGGACCGTATTCTTTCAACCACTAGTTTTGTAATTGCTTCTACGTTTAGGTTCGCGTCTTCCGCCGCAGCCAAGCATTTCTTGCGCTGCTCGTAATCTTTTATAAATTCCAAGTAACTCGCGTAGTTAGTCACTTGAGCCTCCTGAGGTAACATAGCCGTATAGAAAGCGATTAGGATCGGGTCATCCATTTCGATTAAAACACGAACATACGCCAATAGAACCTTATCTCCAACTTTGTCGTTTACATTTTTCCCGATTTGTCGAATGAAGAATATTAGATGAGCTAAAAACCGTAGGAAGTGTGGACAACAATCGCTGGTATCTATCATAGTTTCGATTTCCTCCATCAATTTGGGTATTTGGTCCAGTATCAGATATTTCTGAATTAGGTGATCAGGCATAGATGCTTGAGAGCGAATAATTGGATTTTTCGACGCGTGAAGTTCCTTAAACACATCCTCCAGCGAAATCTCGTTTTTCCAGTATTCTTCGGGCATGTTTGTGAAACTTTTTATCACTATGTCTCTCACTTCTCTTTCGACTTTGATGTCTAATAGTGTTTTCATGTAAGCCCACAATGCATCCTGCCAGGAAGACGCCACTTGTAGCATTTGTTGGACATTCCCGCAAAGACTAGCGTAAATGGCACGATAAAATAGACCTATATTAAATAATGCGTAATTATTATTAGAAGCTTTTCattattttgcaattatttctgagaattaaaataatattattacctACGCGTTTATCCTGAGACACTTCCCATGCACACAACTTCCACAGACTCCTATTGGGATTACCTTCTATAGGTAATTTGATATCTGACAGTGGATTCTTGTAGTTGGGATCATGATGAGGGATCCATCCTAACAAACAAGCAGCTCTCCAAGGCTGGCCACAGTGTTCAGCTAATGCTTGTGCTTTTTGGAGGCGGCCGCAACGCACCTATTACATAAAACATATTTGCAGCATCATATCACTCTAGAAAACCTTTATTATTTGccttctattcatttttttatttacttaattttttattcaagaACCTTATACCTCTATAAACATTCTTTTCTCAAGTCTTGCGTCATCTTCCCTGTCCAGATCATGTAGAGGTTTACCTTCTCTTATTGGTGCATCTGGATCAAGAGATGATACCAATGGCCTTGACGATCGAAATGGGATCTGATCTTTTTCTTTATACATAAGCAACTGTCTGACTGTATTTTCCCATGCAAGGGTTTTGTCTGTGAAATATTCTGTGGTTGGATATTTATCTGCTTGATCCAATGCAT contains:
- the Nup107 gene encoding nuclear pore complex protein Nup107 — translated: MDTLNDTTEEMERSIQMFNQENAQRKSFLRLTAKSTTPKRIVFQNVNHIRKDLDDSCQLNDISSPKLLSKSHLNSRTFRNCDILDVDNSLTLTPHEVRDVMAASEKNDLTLREMMEDSGATGMILKVKEPWKDVTSRLYYDFLHSIQMNYSEAQVFDTVADFIQNCTDTLDIMRGMQSKVEMNAVSEEEIALENERNTWRLVYCLYQNRINSLNFPTPMEDESDENGTYISEKIVIDNLFKTESYIREYQLIIDWLEKNALDQADKYPTTEYFTDKTLAWENTVRQLLMYKEKDQIPFRSSRPLVSSLDPDAPIREGKPLHDLDREDDARLEKRMFIEVRCGRLQKAQALAEHCGQPWRAACLLGWIPHHDPNYKNPLSDIKLPIEGNPNRSLWKLCAWEVSQDKRVGLFYRAIYASLCGNVQQMLQVASSWQDALWAYMKTLLDIKVEREVRDIVIKSFTNMPEEYWKNEISLEDVFKELHASKNPIIRSQASMPDHLIQKYLILDQIPKLMEEIETMIDTSDCCPHFLRFLAHLIFFIRQIGKNVNDKVGDKVLLAYVRVLIEMDDPILIAFYTAMLPQEAQVTNYASYLEFIKDYEQRKKCLAAAEDANLNVEAITKLVVERIRSKNVDVDPSDLKGTMTEADMEKINALDWLIFYQSQREEALWQTNALIRYFLTNEKIDAARKAFNKIPTDTIESVMAEYPTMEGTLANLTLTNNLSKKASSGIREYLCYKTYLDAQEGFAEWFSHYHHGKPTPLEELPAYATFTEKVAYEHKQTQYNVEMERWKATMQHHTKAVKQLLFNVLLFPDGGWLVDPSYNNDEPCTPEEISRERQMEKLRELCIPKITLLLHSVMSEMNEHAECIQLADVLASEQYQLYKVFPKSRLREVFKKICESSLVLMDQKKDPWGYPK